The nucleotide sequence ATAAGCCGCTAGTGGTGAGTAAAAACAGAATTCCTCATCTTCACTTAACAGAGTGGTCCAAAGTTCCAGACAGGAGCATGGACCGTAGGATAGGCATACAGGGAAAGCCCTGACAGcacagaatcttgtggcaccttaaagactgctgcttttattgtggcataagcttttcatGGACTAGTCAGCTTCCTCAGATGCATGAAAGGTCATCCTGAATTGGCAAGCATATAGccacatggtggtggtgggctggaaCGTAGAGGGGCAAGTTCAgaggggaaatgaaatgcaaaagaaGGCAATGACACCCACAATTACCTGAAAGCAACTTAGGGTCAAATGGGTTCATTTGTTGGGATTGTTCTGACTGAGCACCCCTCacagctaggaatgggggagaaatttgattcagtttgcaacaaaggcaaatttacctaatttgcactttacgAAATAagatgcgaactgaaacacagctgtccttcaaaaccCATGCTTGTCCAGATTTTGCCAGACAGTCCTCCAGCCAACTAATATGTACAAATATATGCCTAAaatatgcatgaaaatgcataggcaacattgcaaacaaaaatgtacatattaggtgaaacttgcagtaaaatgctgattaattttcctgaggacttaaaaacaaaattgcaaactgacaTAAAATGTGAACAACTGAACTTAAAATGGGGAAAATGAGGgaagtgagagaaactgaaattgacatacttGCCCATCTCTACTCGCAGAAAAGTgagaggggaaaggctgtagctcaccACACATGCTAGGTTCCAGTCCTCAGAatgtccagatagggctgggaaagactcctctcCTGGCATGCAAAGCCCTGTAGAGCAGCTGATTtaatccccccacacacactgtgcTGCCTTTTAGAGAGAACCCTCCCAAACTGGCTTACATACAAAAGgagaaacaaaaaaagctttaatatccattccaataaaatacagcattttaaaacattccatcatCTGGCGGCACACACATGTAAAACTAGTTTTAAACAATTTAAGGGGGGAAATAAGTTTTAAAACAGTGGCACTGCCATCAGCCCTTAAAACACAGACATTCAGGTCAGCATCATTCTCAACTAAAAGCATCTCAAAATAAATGGATATCCATCTGAAGCCCATTTAAGAGCCAGAACTAAGGGCATCAGATGTCAGAGATGGCTCCATCCCTTGAGAGGGAGCTCCACAGTTGTGGGGTCCCCCAAAACCCCAAAGGTATTGTGCTAAATGTTGAAGGACAGATGGTCTACTTCCTCGGTCTATGGGAAGAAGCAAGAGAAAGCTACTTAAGGACTCTTCCAGTTATTTACTTATTTTGGTTGGGATAGGGGTAGGGCAGAATTTGAAAGGCTGAGAGTGGAAGGGCCTGGGGAGAAGCAGGCAAAACCATGGTGGAGGGAGTGATGTTGGGGAAAACAAAGACAATTAGTTGCAGtgttgggcaacctgtggccttccagaaactgctggaatacaactcgcatcatccctgaccactgggccaggcgggatgggGCAGATGGGTGTTGAAGTCAACAACATCGAGGACCACATGTCCAGCTCCAGCTCTGCTTCAATGAGAGACACGGGGCAATGATTGAGATGGGTTTTAACACCACATAAGCTCACGTTCTTGTACTGCATgttacttacagtgcaatcctatgcatgtttactgagaagttgCGCTATTTTCGTTTGGTCTTATTCCCAGGCaagcgtgcataggattgtagccttaatccaGAGTAACTACCACCCCCTAGCTCTGTACTCACAGTCACTTAGTAGATTAAAATCCCCACTTCAACCCCAAGTGTGCATGAAGGAGGCAGGAAGAAAAATCCAGCTGCATAACAAAATAATTGAGAGATGTGTTTCTATATAGTCATTCCAGAATTTTCTAatataaaacctttttaaaatatcagaCACTTTCACAGTTTTCCAGGTTCATCTCACAACCAATAAAAATTAAAGTCTGGCCCAGCACATTTTGATCCCTCCctcctcacatacacacacacaaagtgcctTAAAAGTTTCCCATTCTATCTCATTTCTCTTCATTTTGAAACCTTGTGATGTGTGATGCAATTGCTGTTTGTTCCTCCCCCCACTCAATATTCTAGTATTGCAGCATAATTGGTCCTTGTCTTCACATGATTGGTAGGAAAAATCCATCCTTTTACCACTCTCTAACAGTTAAAATTTCACTACTCAGATGTAGTGCAATTCAAGAGTTTATGGAGTAATGGAGGTTAAGGTGCTTTTGGGTGGGCTTCAGATGGTTTTCAGCTTATTGGGTGGATTGTGGAATGCTTAACCTTACTGATTTATATTTGGGGCTTAATTCTTGGTTAGGTTTCTAATCTACTCACCCTAAGCCAGTAGTTACTAATCTTGTCGGACCCAGCCAAGACACACATTTAACACCCAGCCTGTAACTTAAACCccacttttaatgtttttatcccATGTATCCATCTTTCTCCTCACTCTCTAGGGCAGGGACGAGGAACCTGTGGTGctgcagatggtgctggactattGGGCATGTTGGCTGAGTCTgaggagtccagcaatatctggagggttagCCACACCTGCTCGATGGAAAGGAGAACCAGGTTTTTCTagaaggagaagggctgtagctcagtgacggAGCATCTATTTTGaacgcagaaggtctcaggttcaggcCTGGGATCTCCAAGCAGGAtttcatggctttcctcaaaatattgggaactgtagtttgttaaggatgctgggaactgccGCTCTGtggtgggtctcctaacaactctcagcacccgtaacaaactacagttcccaggattctttgggagaagccccagagaatgttaaagtggtataactgttttaaatgtgtgatgtggatgtgaccatagctaatactgagttaaatggactagtggtctgactcaaaGTAAAATagcacttcctgtgttcctgcatGTTTAAGAGAGAATTTTGAGTTGCAGCTTTTCTCATTCCTACATAACAAGCTGAAGCTACAAATCCCTCTTCTGCATGACTCAAAGAACTATGTTGTGGTCCGCATCTTGTGACTCCCTGTCTTTctgtccttttttttaaaaaaaaaattgggaaaaaaATGGTGGCTACCACTGAAGCAAGCCACTCTAGATCAGGGAACAAACTATTTtgaattgtaaactgctttggcagaaaggtggtatataaatacacccAGGCAGTCAATCAGTCAATTTCTGGATCCCCACCCACCAGCTGAAGTACAATGCCGCCAGGATAGGAACTGAAGGAACTATCCACCTGATAGTCGGTTTTAACAAGGCAGAACTAGCCCTTACATGTAAACATATGTAACTAAGTGCCAgtggccttttaaaaaaacagcaagccTGAAAGCAGCTTGGGGAGATGGGAAACGTCAAACAGCACTGTGGGAGGCGATTGTTAACTGCTCAACACTACCCACCTTGAGTATTCCCTATTCATGTTATTTACTCTTCGCAGGcttcatctgcaccatacatttaaagcactcttataccactttaaacagtcttgggcttccctcaaagaaccctGAAAATggtagtttgtgcagggtgctgagagctattaggagacccgtttccctcacagagctactattcccagagttccctgggaaaagggattgattgttaaaccactctacaaATTGTACTCTGAGAACAggggtcttctctcagcacccttaacaaactacctttcccaggattcttgggggaagccacggctgTTTAAAGTTGTATGGTATTTATTTAAATCTATAGTGAAGATGGGACCTCAGAGAGTCCTGGAAATTGTTGTTCTGGAAGGATGACAGTACCTGAAACTACAGTTCCTACAATTTTGGTGGTGTAGGATAATAGTTAAAGTGGGTAATATATTTGCATCGTTCTTGTTTACTATTTGGCTGTGGAAGGAAGGAACACAAATTGTACCTTGAGAATCAAGGTGTATGCTGTGGAGGCAATGGACAACCCAACATCAGCACTGTTTCTGAGGGTGTGAACGATCCTGGAAGTATAAGCATACTTGTAATCACCCTTGTAACCACTCTATATAATCTTTTGCCTGGCTCATTTTCAACATGAACCACACACTGGGCAACAATGCAAAACAGGCGTGTGTACAAAAAATGTCATAGACAGTCTAGTGACATATTTTGGGCACCTATGATGTCAGAAAAAAGAAAGTGACAGGTGTGTTAAGTGTGTGTGGCACTGCTAATGGCAAGGCACTGTGCCTTTGTAGCTAGGATCTAGCAGATTATTTTCAGGGCTAGCTGCAAAGGGGCAATGATCCCCCCCCAACAGAAGCAACAGGGAGTGTTTTCTATAGGGGTGGAgagcctttttcagcttgaggactgtattcccttctgagcaaactTCAGAGCAGTGGtgaacagggccagaggcaaatgtggacaAAGCAAAAAATGTGAATTTTCTCTTTGCACAACAGGCTAGTTTCTTTGTGCACACTCACACCCCCTTCTCTACCCTCCCTgtgagcaagcaagaagcattatcagacttcaggaacacattctagccaggcaaaaaaccCTCAAAGAGGATGTGAAGTCAGGCTAGTGAAGGGTGTGGGCAGGGGAGAAAGGGTGTTGCTGAggagagagagtcctgaggggcagattaggcccctgagcctgaggtttcccccacccctgatctgCCACTGCCAGCTGGGACATTATCTTCCATTCAACATAATTTCAAAAGAGAATCCCATTTGAGGCTTTACTTGGATTGTACTTCCAGCTCAACCCCTCCATAATTTCAGGCACTATGCAAAAGCAGTAGAGGGGGTGTTGGAACTGGGCAGCAGAGGTGCTGAGGGAGGGATGGAGTCCTATGATCTGGGACCAAATCTGGGTGGCTGTGAAAGCTGGGAGGTGCTGCTGAAGGAACCAACAGGTGAGAAAGGTAGAAGTAAGATGGAAAGCTAGACAGAAGGTATACATGGTGCTGGGTTTCAGGCATGCTAGAGTGATAGCTTTACACCCAGAGCTTTTTTGTGTCCCCACAGGTGACAGCCCCAACTATCCCATTTTCCCAGCGGATTGAATGCAGAGACAACTGTGATCCAGATTCCCTGGTTAATAATAAAACGGTAACTGTTTTTATCAAAATCAAGCAGCTATATTGGTCCTTTATAACAAAAATCCACATGGCCAGTAAAAGACACTGAAGAATGTTCGTGAGGATTATAAAAAACACCGCAAAacgctgcagaaatatggagacctggatttaagattgaaaaatgaaaaactgagagaacagatgtTGTCAGATCCTTCTGTCCCTAATTCTGAGGAAAGTTGGCACTCCTTGGATGAAAACTCATTAGTTTATCAATtggcaaacattttttttctgacaGACAACCGATATTCCCATGCAATACATACGTAGCCACAGAGGATTGTTAGGTGTCTTTAAAGGCACAGTCATTCAtatttggccacagtgagaaggcCCACCAGGCCTAGCACAGTGCCCTGACTGAAATGAAAACGTTGTAGAAAGCACATTGGAACATGTCCCGGGAAGCTTTGCAACATTTAGGCAGTTCAATAGCAGACACTCAGGGCTTCCTTGTCAGTCATTTTGATGTGGAAATGGTTCCCTGAAGGCAGGAAAGAATATAAATTATTATACCATACACCAGATAATTATCCACTCTTTCTTACAAAGCTGAGGAATGATTGAAGAGTTGAAAGTCAAAAGCTGCCAAATTCCATTTCTAGTTCAGGGATGCCAGAAAGTCTAGTCAGTGGGACAGCGCCTGCCCCCTACCCTGGCCTAGTCAGGTGTTGGGTCAGGCAGTGAAAAAAAGGAAGGGGGTGGTGGAATAAACAGCTTTCACCCAAGTATCCATAGCCAGAACTCATAACTTAGGGGAGCCCTGCAAGTTGGTATTTTTTGTGAGTGTATTCTGCTACATGGTagtgatgcaataatagtgcattagtggtggatttatactgaccTGTCCAcacattattccactttattagttgttctgtgatgcttccccagcaTTATAGCGTTATTGCCACCTAGAGGAACATTCTAGCCCTACACCGCAACAACAAAAGCGGGACTCCAAAAAACCCaaccccagaacatttgtggtatgaaaagttacaggatttcagcaggaagctataggATATGCACCaaatggaaacaaagcagtatgtctgccctcTAACATTTACAGGCACAActggtattgaaagtgggatggtATATAATCACCCCAatatcatcatgagcacaaaatcatcatgaatgcataataaaaatgATGTCTACTCTGCTCTAAGTATCCACATCCAGGTCTCATAATTTAGGATTAGGAGGCAGAATTTCAGTAGCAGAGGACTTACAGGCAGTCTGGTCTTGCATATCCCCCCGCCTGCTCTTATTAAAGTTTGCTCTTACATGGGGCTCTCAGTAGTTTTTGCATCCAAGGGACTGGTGATGACAAGGTCTACAGCAGCTTAATTTTAGCAGTGCTGCAGCCTCTGATGTTTACTGggctccaagtattttaaaataataaaataaaatgaccaTTGGTTCTTGCTCTCTTCCCTAGCACTGCCTCAATAAGATCCATCAGGGACTTCGCCATTATCATGAACTTCTGGTCCAGTTTTCTAACCCAGAGTTAACCACCAAGCTACAAAATGCCTTGCTTAAGGCAAAATGCCTGTTGCTCCTTTCAAAGGTGGGTATATGTCTATGGGTAGAAGGGGTTTGGCCACAGGGAGGCCTTGGAATCATGCATCAAGGTTGGAGAAGTGAGAAAGCCAATGAAACAAACAATGAACAGATGCAGATGTGAggtttttaatattattattttagacCAACCTTGCCAACATCACAGCTAAAGGAGCCAACTTCACTGTCATGCATGGCACAATCATAAGGCCCATGAGCAAAATGGCTGGTTAAGGAATGGCAAGGGAGTAGGCTAGAAGGATTCTTGTGGGAAACCATccgaggctgtgagcacactagtcacctacagcaaagcattcccATTGGCCACACCGGGAGGCGCAAGGGGTtgatctggctggggctgatgggacttgagtccaacaacatctgcacagccacaagttccccatacctgcaaAAAGCAGAGCCAAGGAAGAGCTCTCGTCAGCTGGCATGGCTGCTACCAAGCAAAATAAGACACCCACTTTGTCCCCAAGCCAGGGGGTGTTCATTTTAAAGGAAATCTGGAGTTGGAGAGTTTTCTCAGAGAGGGCATGAGAAGCCTTCAACATCACCCTGGTTGAGGGCAATCTTGGACTCTATTCAGTTAAGGCAAGAGGGAAAAAGagggaaaagaaaatgaaactaGGGTAGGAACCAGGGAAGGCTCAATCGCAATGAGCTTTCCAAGTCAGAAAGACAGCCACAGTTTAGGAAGCAGAGAGGAAAGTAGCGTTTTACATGGACAAGCCTGAAAGGACAGAAGCTGGAAGTGAGTAAAGAGGCAGGATTGGGGAGGAGATTGTTTTGTGGTGGGGATCACCCATCACCCTCTAATTTGCTCAGCATGGGGTACAAACAACCTCTTCCATGCAGATTTGTTTGCTAATTGAGAACCAAAAGTTATCACAAAAACAGAACATGcagagaaagcacaaaagcagagttCTAAAAGCATGCCATTGTATAAAGCAAATGATCCATATGTGCCTCCAGACTATAACTATTtttcaggagggattcaagcaaaGACCAGAAATTTAAGTTAGCGCAATTATAGTGGATTAAAACGCCTTATCACGTTAGTACAACAaagccactttttttttaaaaaaagggacttTTTGCAGTTATAAAAGTGACACATGCTAGTGTGTACTGCATCACCTACAAATCGTTCCTCTGGATCCATTGCTTGGGGACTTGACAACCCAGTATCTTGCCGTCCCAGTGAATTTTCAGTAATCTAAAAGCTAGCAAGCAAAGCACCAGTCCCAAAATGAAGGTCATGAAATAACTTGGGCTGATCTGCTTTCTCAGAAACACATCTTTCTAACCTTATAAAGGTGGGATGAACATCCGTAAGGGCAGAGGCATTGTTACAGATGTAGCCATGTGGATGGGAAACACATATAACCCTcgcggaggataaggctatcaatggctattagccattgatGGCTAgtttctacttccactgttggaggcagcatgcctctcaatgagttactggaaacgatgactGCTGTTGCGCTGaggtcttgcttgtggacttcccataagcaTGTGGTTAACCAGtgtagaaacaggatgctggactaagatGGGtcttttggcttgatccagctgagcacttcttatgttcttcaccaTGATACTTTTATCTTCTGCAGGTTGGAGGCAACTTTGAAAGCAGCAGCCCAGTCAGTCCCACCTTTGTGACAGAATGGGAGAAAGGACTACTGCAGGACTCCATTCTGTGGCGTCTGCAGTCCTTTGCGGTTGTGGTGGCAAGGGTCTTTTCCCATTGTGCAGCCTTAGGTGGGGATGCAAACTGAGAGGAGAGAAACCAATGTGGGTTGCAGGATTTGTGTCCCATTATGTGCTtccattttatttaatatttatttattgatagcTTGTATGTATTTAACGTACTTGTTTAGTAcattatttaatgtatttatttatgttggCCTGATCCTTGCTGGACACTGATAATGGGCCAAAATTGTGTAGGGACATTATGTGCcaactttttaatattaaaaagggGGCAGGTTTGTTGAAGAACCTTGCCCCCTTCACCTGTTTTATTTCCATACTGTCCATTCCTTTTTGAGGGATGATTTGTGGGGTATGAACGTGCAAATATTTTGTATGAATCACTCCATTAAAGTTATTTTTTGTTATTCCTAATGTGGAAATAGCTTGACATTTCATTTGTGGAATAGAGGGGGAAAATATATTACAGGGAGAGAGAGTATGTCTGGCAAGCATCAAGCTTAGGTAGGGAGCTGGTGCTTGAAATAACCTGTCTGTTACTCTGTGTGTCCATTtctccagagggccacaggttccccacatctggcacAATGCAATGAACGTCCCTACCGTCATCTCATGGCAAATGGAAATAACATTGGGGGCAATGAAGGGCACCtctagactgtcagtattttgcaggagagattcaagcacatactaggGGATACAgatttgtgcagttaaagtggattaaagggctctactgtcatagcacaacaaatccacccaAAAAAAGAAGGATTTTTTTGTGGTTTGGAAGATGAcgaggaaatgcactgaaaactgTGGGATGAACAAAAGATTAATGGGAAGACGTGTAAACACACAGCAAGCCAATCACAGCATGAATCCTCACTGTAATACACCGCCCCataaaccaatcagaatgaatcacctaaaaaaacccaccagatACAATTGAAccaccacaagcaaatcaggataaaagtTCAATAAAGAGGCTGTCTAGAGGAGCTCTGAGAGAGTACTATCCAAAGAGCAGTTAACATACAATCCATCACTAATCCCTTAGCCAGGACCAacgggaaaaaataaaaatgggcagAACTTGGCAACAGGAAGACAAAGGAGATCTTAaaacagaggtgggaaacctatcagtcctccagatgttgctgggctccatcaatcccagccagcatggccaatgctcaggcatgaggggagttgtagtcagtGGAGATTGGTCCACTAGAGCAAacaggacactgccccaccagcctcagtctgcaccCAGTCAGCCTCCACGTGCCTGTCTTCCTTCTTATAATGAGTCcagcttcttcctcttccttagtctcacgtgctgcccttgtagaactcagcagggaagaggatgaggacaaaactagaattagttggctttgcctgtcattggcactggctccacctactgtttgagCTACCTGCCCTCCACTCTACCAGTACCAATGAACAGTAGCCCGCAgtgattgtagtccagcaacattgggagggctgcaggttccccactccagtcTTTGCAGACTCAACAGAGCTTTGCCAACCCACACTGGACAAGCTGGTCTTGCAACTGCATCTTattgcaaaaaaacaaacaaaaatcacaaCAATCCTGCCACAACTCAGGTCTGAAAAAACATGGGAGGACAAGGCAGAACACACTGGACTGCAACAATTTGATAATGACATTAATAGGATGGTCTGTAAAAAGAAGACTGAATGAAAGGATTGAAGTGCCAGAGAAAAGGGCTAATATGGATGCAATGACTATCTTTTCTTGCATATACCAGGTTACAGTTTGGTTTGCCCTCTCCACTACTCCAAGTGACAGGACGTTCCAGAGCAGCTTGACAGGTCAATTGCTCATACAGAACGGTGAAGATTATTTACATATATACCGGTTGAGCTGGCAGGCACATATAGGCAACAGTGATACCCCTTCCCAACTCAAAACTCTTCTCTTCTCATTTTGTACCTAACAACCAAATCAGGATAACTCTAATGGTCCATACAACCTTGATTaggctccctccccaccaagtcCCCAGCATATCACTCCAGTTGAATGTTCAGAGTAATCATGAAGGCTCAAATTTTCAGGCTGGTTCAGCATCCTCCTTGAGTTGATTAGTAAGAAAGCTCTGCTCTGCCCTGGAGCAGAAGGAAAACCATTAGGCAGTTGGATGGCAAAAGAGCCGCAGTCTTAGGTGTCCATCTTGCCAGaaatcattatccatctttatCCATCATCATCCATCTTGCGGAAGCGTTCTATTTCCAAGATGACGATAGCTTGTCTTTTCAAGTGGGAGCAGTGATGGTAACATAGGAGTCTAATGGAAATCTCTTTCATCTACATACAGCTCTGGGAACACATCAGGTGGCACAAACAGGCCAGCAGGCACCTGTGGCAACTGCGGATCCTCACCTGGTGGTGGAAGAAAAGGATCTGGGGGGGGAcaggagggaaggagagcatcatcTGGGAGCTGAAGGGGGAAAATACTGTAGAAATCTGTGGTAGGCAGAGCCAAAATGGAAAACTGAAAGCATTACAACTGCAGCAGTCCCAGGAGATAATTCTGTGGCACTACCTCTGAGGAAACTGATTTCTCCCTCAAGAGGACTATGGATCCACTACTCACCTTGCCTGTCAAACAGAAGACCTCCAAGGCCGTGCTCTAATCCCTCCATCATATCATTATGTAAGAGCTCATTGTTTGCATGGTGTAAACCATTCAGCTCAGGAGCTTGGACCTCTTCTGATTGCCTAAAAGAATGTGAGCATTTAGTGAGCGCAAGGGAAGGCAAGGGGCGCCTTCTGCCACTTTTCAGATGCAGGCCTGGCTGAAATGTTGAGGCAGAGCCTTTTTCTATTAAGGCAACCAGGTTGCAGAACTCTCTACCTAGTGAGGtttggctggctgcctcccctTTAAGCATTAGGCAAGCTGTTAAGACCTTTTTAATCTTGCCTAGCTTTTTAGTGTGGGTTAAAGCTTTGTCTGCCTGAtttagcaggggtgaggaacctccaaTCTGAGGGTCCAGTTAGACCCAGCCGGTGTCCCAATTTGGCTGAATTCCCTCCCCCAAACCACATGCACCTGCCCATACCTGATGTTATATGCAATGTTAAGTGCGGGGCAGGTAGACACACAGCTGCCAATGCACAGTGCATCCTGATTGTTCGTTGGCAAGGGAGGTTTGCTGTCACtatcaatcagctgattggcggaAAGATCAAGCCTGCTGGGATCAGCTGTGCTACTGAGTTCCCCTTGTAAAAAGTAAGTCACCACCTATCTGCTGATGTCCAGTAACTTCAACCCTTGCTTCGCTTGGCTTTTGCCACACTACAAAGGAAAAATGGGTCACAAGACATTGATGGGAGGGCACGCCCATCTGTTGAAGTGACCTACCAGGAATTTGAGAAATGCAGAAAGTTTCCCACCCCCAGCATAGTGGATGAAGTGGGTTTCAAAATACATGGGGCAGCCCCAAAGGCCAATGTCTCCAATAGGCTCAGAACCAGAAAGAGATGTGATTGAACTTGGCAGGTGGGTTCAGTCTAACGAAAGAGAATTTGGAGGAAGAATCATAGCAGTTAAGCTCCTGAAGAAGCTGTGTAGGGACGAGTTGGCACTGCTCACCTAGAGGAGACTCTGATCAGGCGGCGGTTCAGGTATAGCCTCTGTTCCATCAGGTCCGCTGGGAAGGAGAAAAGGAATGTATACAGGACAGTCAGAAGCAGCATCAGCCCTATTCACCACCAAACCAACAAAGACAGTCCTGGGCTTACCACCCATGACCTCTGCCTAAAAAGATTTTGCATTAAGAAAGTGCCTGAAATTTGCCTGAACTTTACTCAAAGTCTATTCTGTGAAGAGGTCAGGAAATCTGCGTCCCTGGTACACACATGTGCACTTTTGTTTTGCATAATTTACTTTGTAGCTTTTGAGacgcaacttcattcacacaattggtaactttgaattttttttaaaaaaagcaacgaTATTTGCATGGGGATCTTCACCCAGAATGGGACTGtggtgtgggaggaggaggggttatCTCTGTGCCTCTGCCACAGACCTGATTGTGCCCTTCCGTCTGCAAGTAGCAAGTACAGGATAGGTGTGATCCAGATCAGGAGTAAGGCAAGAGGAAGGAGTTAAATCCCTTCACCTAGACCTTATCTAGACACAGATACATACACCTTCCACCAGGCAAAGATATGCGATTATCCTCACGTCTAATGTGACTTTTGGCAGCTGTGGGGAAAAACGGAGCCCTGCTCTCCCACTACAAGAAATCCTATACAACTCTGCTGTTTTCAAGGTTTAACACCAGGCATTGCCCACATATTTTCAGGCATATCTGCTTAGATTTAGCTTAGGCTGCTTCCACACATGGGCTTAATATTGCAACTGAGTAATTTAGATATTATAAACGGGTCGTTGGTaacaattttttgtttttaaactatcAGATTTTTCCTGGAAAGTTTAAATTTGGATTTAACGATCTTGATGTCAACAACCTTTTGTGGattctgcatttgggtgaaaacaaagcaaagcgttTTTTATTGCTGTGGAACCTTTCTGGAAGAGATTTCACAGTGATTGGTCCAAATG is from Rhineura floridana isolate rRhiFlo1 chromosome 3, rRhiFlo1.hap2, whole genome shotgun sequence and encodes:
- the IL23A gene encoding interleukin-23 subunit alpha: MKGNSRNHWGICLLGLLLLVATSTGMRLPRKSNFSWQDCKDASQEILGELWKLRVNKPLVVTAPTIPFSQRIECRDNCDPDSLVNNKTHCLNKIHQGLRHYHELLVQFSNPELTTKLQNALLKAKCLLLLSKVGGNFESSSPVSPTFVTEWEKGLLQDSILWRLQSFAVVVARVFSHCAALGGDAN